The following coding sequences are from one Pseudomonas oryzae window:
- a CDS encoding efflux transporter outer membrane subunit codes for MTVPVYRFATPVGANSFARRIKANKFAPTLLLALAMSGCAIGPDYQRPELNTPAAFKQAAGWKAAEPADALARGAWWELYGDATLNALQQRLQQSNQSLAQSLAQYREAQALVRGTRASFFPSLSGNASKTRSGQGTGQSTVRLADGSTVTSGVSGGGISKSYDLTFGVNWELDLWGKLRRQLEADNASLSASAADLAAVRLSLQSELAQNYLQLRVLDEQQRLLDATVAAYARSLKLTENQYQAGIVPKSDVTQARTQLKSTEAQAIDLRYQRAQLEHAIAVLVGVPPAEFELAAVDGVPSLPEVPVSVPSVLLERRPDVASAERAVMSANAEIGVARAAWFPSLNLSAAGGYRGDTFGQWINTPNRFWSIGPEFAMTLFDAGLIRSQVDQAEARYDQTVAAYRQTVLDSFREVEDYLVQLRVLEEESGVQQEALDAARESLRLIENQYKAGTIDYNSVVSVQTAALSNERSHLTLLGSRLTASVQLIAALGGGWQGVAAEQGVTD; via the coding sequence ATGACCGTCCCCGTCTACAGATTTGCCACCCCTGTTGGGGCGAATTCATTCGCCCGCCGGATCAAGGCGAACAAATTCGCCCCTACGTTGCTGCTGGCGCTCGCCATGAGCGGTTGCGCCATCGGCCCGGACTACCAGCGTCCCGAGCTGAACACCCCGGCGGCGTTCAAGCAGGCCGCAGGCTGGAAGGCCGCCGAGCCGGCCGACGCCCTGGCGCGCGGCGCCTGGTGGGAGCTGTACGGCGACGCCACCCTCAACGCGCTGCAGCAGCGTCTGCAGCAGTCCAACCAGAGCCTGGCGCAGTCGCTGGCGCAGTACCGCGAGGCCCAGGCGCTGGTGCGCGGCACCCGCGCCTCGTTCTTCCCGTCGCTGAGCGGCAACGCCAGCAAGACCCGCTCCGGACAGGGCACCGGGCAGAGCACGGTGCGCCTGGCCGACGGCTCGACGGTGACCAGCGGCGTCAGCGGTGGCGGGATTTCCAAGAGCTACGACCTGACCTTCGGCGTCAACTGGGAGCTCGACCTGTGGGGCAAGCTGCGCCGCCAGCTGGAAGCGGACAACGCCAGCCTGTCGGCCAGCGCCGCCGATCTCGCCGCGGTACGCCTGAGCCTGCAGTCCGAGCTGGCGCAGAACTACCTGCAATTGCGCGTGCTCGACGAGCAGCAGCGCCTGCTGGACGCCACGGTGGCTGCCTACGCCCGCTCGCTCAAACTCACCGAGAACCAGTACCAGGCCGGCATCGTGCCCAAGTCCGACGTCACCCAGGCGCGCACCCAGCTCAAGAGCACCGAGGCGCAGGCCATCGACCTCAGGTACCAGCGCGCCCAGCTCGAGCACGCCATCGCCGTGCTGGTCGGCGTGCCGCCCGCCGAGTTCGAGCTGGCCGCGGTGGACGGTGTGCCGTCGCTGCCCGAGGTGCCGGTCAGCGTGCCCTCGGTGCTGCTCGAGCGGCGTCCGGACGTGGCCAGCGCCGAGCGCGCGGTGATGAGCGCCAACGCCGAGATCGGCGTGGCTCGGGCCGCCTGGTTCCCCAGCCTGAATCTGAGCGCCGCCGGCGGTTATCGCGGCGACACCTTCGGCCAGTGGATCAACACGCCCAACCGCTTCTGGTCGATCGGCCCGGAGTTCGCCATGACCCTGTTCGACGCCGGACTGATCCGCTCGCAGGTCGACCAGGCCGAGGCGCGCTACGACCAGACCGTCGCCGCCTACCGGCAGACCGTGTTGGACAGCTTCCGCGAGGTGGAGGACTACCTGGTGCAGCTGCGCGTGCTGGAGGAGGAGAGCGGCGTGCAGCAGGAGGCGCTGGACGCCGCCCGCGAGTCGCTGCGTCTGATAGAGAACCAGTACAAGGCCGGCACCATCGACTACAACAGCGTGGTCAGCGTGCAGACCGCGGCGCTGTCCAACGAGCGCAGCCACCTGACCCTGCTCGGCAGCCGGCTGACCGCCAGCGTGCAGCTGATCGCCGCGCTGGGTGGTGGCTGGCAGGGCGTCGCGGCGGAGCAGGGCGTGACTGACTAG
- a CDS encoding efflux RND transporter permease subunit, with translation MNLSAPFILRPVATLLLSLAILLAGALSFGLLPVSPLPQMDFPVITVQASLPGASPQVMASSVATPLERSLGTIAGISQMTSRSSQGSTRIILQFELGRDINAAAREVQAAINAARNLLPSAMRSMPTYRKVNPSQAPIMLLSLTSDVLEKGALYDFASTIIAQKLSQVPGVGEVQIGGSSLPAVRVELQPRLLEQYGLALDDVRQTISDANVRGPKGALEAGARHWQLASNDQLDKAADYLPLIIRHQDGAAIRLGDVATVRDSVENRYNSGFYNDEQAVLLVVNRQAGANIIETIEGIRAELPALRAVLPGSAELAVAMDRSPTIRATLHEAERTLLIAVGLVILVVLAFLGHWRAALIPALAVPVSLVGSFAAMHLLGFSLNNLSLMALIIATGLVVDDAIVVLENISRHIEAGEKPLAAALKGSREVGFTLLSMNVSLVAVFLSILFMGGIVERLFREFSITLTVAIVISLLVSLTLTPMLCARWLRAENRERAPNRLQRLGHRVQEGVLAFYRTSLEWALRHSLLTLLSLLATIALNVWLFVSVPKTFMPQQDTGQLIGMVRGDDGLSFQVMQPKMEVFRRAVLRDPAVESVAGFIGGDGGINNAFMIVRLKPMAERGVSAQQVAERLRRSLPRVPGAQLFLMPDQDLRFGAREGGSSENEYVLLASELDDLRTWMPKVRDALKTLPELTDIDANEGEGAQQITLVVDRDAAKRLGVDMSMVTALLNNAFSQRQVSTIYESLNQYSVVMEIDPQYAQHPEVLDQVRLVGSDGQLVPLSSFARWERSLEEDRVQHDGAFAAESINFSLAEGVSLEQASTAIDQAVARIGLPTEVQGKMGGTGGAFQQSQQSQPLMILGALLLVYIVLGILYESYIHPLTILSTLPSAGVGALLAIQLTGGQFSLISLLGLFLLIGVVKKNAILMIDQALQLERSERLSPQESIRRACLLRFRPIVMTTLAAILGALPLLLGAAEGAEMRQPLGLTIVGGLILSQLLTLYTTPVVYLYLDRLRHRVNRWRGVRSDAALEAPL, from the coding sequence ATGAATTTGTCGGCCCCCTTCATCCTCCGCCCGGTCGCCACCCTGCTGCTGAGTCTGGCGATCCTGCTGGCCGGGGCGCTGAGCTTCGGCCTGCTGCCGGTGTCGCCGCTGCCGCAGATGGACTTCCCGGTGATCACCGTGCAGGCCAGCCTGCCCGGCGCCAGCCCGCAGGTGATGGCCTCCAGCGTGGCCACGCCGCTGGAACGCTCGCTCGGCACCATCGCCGGCATCAGCCAGATGACCAGCCGCAGCAGCCAGGGCTCGACGCGGATCATCCTGCAGTTCGAGCTGGGCCGCGACATCAACGCCGCCGCCCGCGAGGTGCAGGCGGCGATCAATGCGGCGCGCAACCTGCTGCCCAGCGCCATGCGCAGCATGCCCACCTACCGCAAGGTCAACCCGTCGCAGGCGCCGATCATGCTGCTGTCGCTGACCTCCGACGTGTTGGAGAAGGGCGCGCTGTACGACTTCGCCTCGACCATCATCGCCCAGAAGCTGTCCCAGGTGCCGGGCGTCGGCGAGGTGCAGATCGGCGGCAGCTCGCTGCCGGCGGTGCGCGTTGAACTGCAGCCGCGCCTGCTCGAACAGTACGGCCTGGCCCTCGACGACGTGCGCCAGACCATCAGCGACGCCAACGTGCGCGGTCCCAAGGGCGCGCTGGAAGCCGGCGCGCGCCACTGGCAGCTGGCCAGCAACGACCAGCTGGACAAGGCCGCCGATTACCTGCCGCTGATCATCCGCCACCAGGACGGCGCGGCGATCCGCCTGGGCGACGTGGCCACGGTGCGCGACAGCGTGGAGAACCGCTACAACAGCGGCTTCTACAACGACGAGCAGGCGGTGCTGCTGGTGGTCAACCGCCAGGCCGGCGCCAACATCATCGAGACCATCGAGGGCATCCGCGCCGAACTGCCGGCGCTGCGCGCGGTGCTGCCGGGCAGCGCCGAACTGGCGGTGGCGATGGATCGCTCGCCGACCATCCGCGCCACCCTGCACGAGGCCGAGCGCACCCTGCTGATCGCCGTCGGCCTGGTGATCCTGGTGGTGCTGGCCTTCCTCGGCCACTGGCGCGCCGCGCTGATCCCGGCGCTGGCGGTGCCGGTGTCGCTGGTCGGCAGCTTCGCCGCCATGCACCTCTTGGGCTTCTCGCTGAACAACCTGTCGCTGATGGCGCTGATCATCGCCACCGGCCTGGTGGTCGACGACGCCATCGTGGTGCTGGAGAACATCTCCCGTCACATCGAGGCCGGCGAGAAGCCGCTGGCCGCCGCGCTCAAGGGCTCGCGCGAGGTCGGCTTCACCCTGCTGTCGATGAACGTGTCGCTGGTGGCGGTTTTCCTCTCCATCCTGTTCATGGGCGGCATCGTCGAGCGGCTGTTCCGCGAGTTCTCCATCACCCTGACGGTGGCCATCGTCATCTCCCTGTTGGTGTCGCTGACCCTGACGCCGATGCTCTGCGCGCGCTGGCTGCGCGCCGAGAATCGCGAGCGCGCGCCCAACCGCCTGCAGCGCCTGGGCCACCGGGTGCAGGAAGGGGTGCTGGCGTTCTACCGCACCAGCCTGGAGTGGGCGCTGCGCCATTCGCTGCTGACCCTGCTCAGCCTGCTGGCGACCATCGCCCTCAACGTCTGGCTGTTCGTCAGCGTGCCGAAGACCTTCATGCCGCAGCAGGACACCGGCCAACTGATCGGCATGGTGCGCGGCGACGACGGCCTGTCGTTCCAGGTCATGCAGCCGAAGATGGAGGTCTTCCGCCGCGCGGTGCTCAGGGACCCGGCGGTGGAGAGCGTGGCCGGCTTCATCGGCGGCGACGGCGGGATCAACAACGCCTTCATGATCGTGCGCCTCAAGCCCATGGCCGAGCGCGGCGTCAGCGCCCAGCAGGTGGCCGAGCGCCTGCGCCGCAGCCTGCCCAGGGTGCCCGGCGCCCAGCTGTTCCTGATGCCCGACCAGGACCTGCGCTTCGGCGCCCGCGAGGGCGGCAGCTCGGAGAACGAGTACGTGCTGCTGGCCAGCGAGCTGGACGACCTGCGCACCTGGATGCCGAAGGTGCGCGACGCGCTGAAGACCCTGCCGGAGCTGACCGACATCGACGCCAACGAAGGCGAGGGCGCCCAGCAGATCACCCTGGTGGTCGACCGCGACGCCGCCAAGCGCCTCGGCGTGGACATGAGCATGGTCACCGCGCTGCTCAACAACGCCTTCAGCCAGCGCCAGGTGTCGACCATCTACGAGAGCCTCAACCAGTACAGCGTGGTGATGGAGATCGACCCGCAGTACGCCCAGCACCCCGAGGTGCTCGACCAGGTGCGCCTGGTCGGAAGCGATGGCCAGCTGGTGCCGCTGTCGAGCTTCGCCCGCTGGGAGCGCAGCCTGGAGGAGGACCGCGTGCAGCACGACGGTGCCTTCGCCGCCGAGAGCATCAACTTTTCCCTGGCCGAGGGCGTGAGCCTCGAGCAGGCCAGCACCGCCATCGACCAGGCGGTGGCGCGCATCGGCCTGCCCACCGAGGTGCAGGGCAAGATGGGCGGCACCGGCGGCGCCTTCCAGCAGAGCCAGCAGTCGCAGCCCTTGATGATCCTCGGCGCGCTGCTGCTGGTGTACATCGTCCTCGGCATCCTCTACGAGAGCTACATCCACCCGCTGACCATTCTCTCCACCCTGCCGTCGGCCGGGGTCGGCGCGCTGCTGGCGATCCAGCTCACCGGCGGGCAGTTCAGCCTGATCTCGCTGCTCGGCCTGTTCCTGCTGATCGGCGTGGTGAAGAAGAACGCCATCCTGATGATCGACCAGGCCCTGCAGCTGGAGCGCAGCGAGCGGCTCAGCCCGCAGGAGTCGATCCGCCGCGCCTGCCTGCTGCGCTTCCGGCCGATCGTGATGACCACCCTGGCGGCCATCCTCGGCGCGCTGCCGCTGCTGCTCGGCGCCGCCGAGGGCGCGGAGATGCGCCAGCCGCTGGGCCTGACCATCGTCGGCGGGCTGATCCTCAGCCAACTGCTCACCCTCTACACCACCCCGGTGGTCTACCTGTACCTCGACCGCCTGCGCCACCGCGTCAACCGCTGGCGCGGCGTGCGCAGCGATGCCGCATTGGAAGCTCCGTTATGA
- a CDS encoding MdtB/MuxB family multidrug efflux RND transporter permease subunit, protein MSLSRPFILRPVATTLLMVAIFLAGLIAYRLLPVAALPQVDYPTIRVLTLYPGASPEVMGSAVTAPLERQFGQMPGLKQMSSTSSGGASVITLRFGLDVELDVAEQEVQAAINAANNLLPNDLPAPPVYNKVNPADTPVLTLAITSRSLPLPEVNDLVDTRMAQKLAQISGVGLVSLAGGQRPAVRIRVNPQALAAYGLNLSDVRSLINAANVNQPKGNFDGPTRVSQLDANDQLKSAAEYRDLVLTYSAGATLRLGDIAEVVDGAENERLAAWADQNAAVLVNVQRQPGANVIEVVDRIQALLPQISASLPAGVEVAVLSDRTQTIRAAVRDVQFELLLAVCLVVLVTFLFLRRLAATVIPSIAVPLSLIGTFAVMYLAGFSINNLTLMALTIATGFVVDDAIVMLENIARHLEEGETPLNAALKGAKQIGFTLVSLTFSLIAVLIPLLFMADVVGRLFREFAITLAVAILISLVVSLTLTPMMCARLLRHQPEGEQGRFYRASGAWIDWLIARYDAGLTWVLRHQGATLLVAVLTLGLTIVLYQAVPKGFFPVQDVGAIQGISQAPQSISFKAMSERQQRLAEVILRDPAVASLSSYIGVDGDNATLNSGRMQINLVPHGERDLTAAEVIERLRPALAQVPGIELFLQPLQELTIEDRVSRTQYQFSLESPDAALLEEWTPRLVEALEPLAELADVTSDLQTRGLQAYLQVDRDLAGRLGVTMSAIDSALYDAFGQRQISTIFTQTSQYRVVLESQGARDRGLDALREIHVAGTDGVQVPLASLVRVEERATALQVNRIGQFPAVTVSFNLAPGVALGEAVARIEQVKAEIGLPQGVQSRFQGAAEAFRASLSSTLWLILAAIVTMYIVLGVLYESYIHPITILSTLPSAGVGALLALLVSGNDLGLIAVIGIILLIGIVKKNAIMMIDFALEAERHQGMDPQAAIHQAALLRFRPILMTTLAALFGAIPLMLASGSGAELRQPLGLVMVGGLLVSQVLTLFTTPVIYLWFDRLSRRFAGRSAAGVAV, encoded by the coding sequence ATGAGCCTGTCGCGCCCGTTCATCCTGCGCCCGGTGGCCACCACCCTGCTGATGGTGGCGATCTTCCTCGCCGGGCTGATCGCCTACCGCCTGCTGCCGGTGGCGGCGCTGCCGCAGGTCGACTATCCGACCATCCGCGTGCTGACCCTGTACCCCGGCGCCAGCCCTGAGGTGATGGGCAGCGCGGTGACCGCGCCGCTGGAGCGCCAGTTCGGCCAGATGCCGGGGCTCAAGCAGATGTCCTCGACCAGCTCGGGCGGCGCCTCGGTGATCACCCTGCGCTTCGGCCTCGACGTCGAGCTGGACGTCGCCGAGCAGGAGGTGCAGGCGGCGATCAACGCGGCCAACAACCTGCTGCCCAATGACCTGCCGGCACCGCCCGTGTACAACAAGGTCAATCCGGCCGACACCCCGGTGCTGACCCTGGCGATCACCTCCCGGAGCCTGCCGCTGCCCGAGGTCAACGACCTGGTCGACACCCGCATGGCGCAGAAACTGGCGCAGATCAGCGGCGTCGGCCTGGTCAGCCTCGCCGGCGGCCAGCGACCGGCGGTGCGCATCCGCGTCAACCCGCAGGCGCTGGCCGCCTACGGCCTCAACCTGTCCGACGTGCGCAGCCTGATCAACGCCGCCAACGTCAACCAGCCCAAGGGCAACTTCGACGGCCCGACCCGCGTTTCCCAGCTGGACGCCAACGACCAGCTGAAGTCCGCCGCCGAGTACCGCGACCTGGTGCTGACCTACAGCGCCGGCGCCACCCTGCGCCTGGGCGACATCGCCGAGGTGGTCGACGGCGCCGAGAACGAGCGCCTGGCCGCGTGGGCCGACCAGAACGCCGCGGTGCTGGTCAACGTGCAGCGCCAGCCGGGCGCCAACGTCATCGAGGTGGTCGACCGCATCCAGGCGCTGCTGCCGCAGATCAGCGCCAGCCTGCCGGCCGGGGTCGAGGTGGCGGTGCTCAGCGACCGCACCCAGACCATCCGCGCCGCGGTGCGCGACGTGCAGTTCGAGCTGCTGCTCGCCGTGTGCCTGGTGGTGCTGGTGACCTTCCTGTTCCTGCGGCGCCTGGCCGCCACGGTGATCCCGTCGATCGCCGTGCCGCTGTCCTTGATCGGCACCTTCGCGGTGATGTACTTGGCCGGCTTCTCGATCAACAACCTGACCCTGATGGCGCTGACCATCGCCACCGGCTTCGTGGTCGACGACGCCATCGTCATGCTGGAGAACATCGCCCGTCACCTGGAAGAGGGCGAGACGCCGCTCAACGCCGCGCTCAAGGGGGCGAAGCAGATCGGCTTCACCCTGGTGTCGCTGACCTTCTCGCTGATCGCCGTGCTGATCCCGCTGCTGTTCATGGCCGATGTGGTCGGCCGACTGTTCCGCGAGTTCGCCATCACCCTGGCGGTGGCCATCCTCATCTCGCTGGTGGTGTCGCTGACCCTGACGCCGATGATGTGCGCGCGCCTGCTCAGGCATCAGCCCGAGGGCGAGCAGGGCCGCTTCTACCGGGCCAGCGGCGCCTGGATCGACTGGCTGATCGCCCGCTACGACGCCGGCCTGACCTGGGTGCTGCGCCACCAGGGCGCCACCCTGCTGGTCGCCGTGCTCACTCTGGGTCTCACCATTGTCTTGTATCAGGCTGTTCCCAAAGGCTTTTTCCCGGTGCAGGACGTCGGTGCCATCCAGGGCATCAGCCAGGCGCCGCAGAGCATTTCCTTCAAGGCCATGAGCGAGCGCCAGCAGCGCCTGGCCGAGGTGATCCTGCGCGATCCGGCGGTGGCCAGCCTGTCCTCCTACATCGGCGTCGACGGCGACAACGCCACCCTCAACAGCGGACGCATGCAGATCAACCTGGTGCCGCACGGTGAGCGCGACCTCACCGCCGCCGAGGTGATCGAGCGCTTGCGCCCCGCGCTGGCGCAGGTGCCGGGCATCGAGCTGTTCCTGCAGCCGTTGCAGGAGCTGACCATCGAGGACCGCGTCAGCCGCACCCAGTACCAGTTCAGCCTGGAGTCGCCGGACGCCGCGCTGCTCGAGGAGTGGACGCCACGCCTGGTCGAGGCGCTGGAACCGCTGGCCGAGCTTGCCGACGTGACCAGCGACCTGCAGACCCGCGGCCTGCAGGCCTATCTGCAGGTCGACCGCGACCTGGCCGGGCGCCTCGGCGTGACCATGAGCGCCATCGACAGCGCGCTGTACGACGCCTTCGGCCAGCGGCAGATCTCCACCATCTTCACCCAGACCAGCCAGTACCGTGTGGTGCTGGAAAGCCAGGGCGCCCGCGACCGCGGGCTGGATGCGCTGCGCGAGATCCACGTGGCCGGCACCGATGGCGTGCAGGTGCCGCTGGCCAGCCTGGTGCGCGTCGAGGAGCGCGCCACCGCGCTGCAGGTCAACCGCATCGGTCAGTTCCCGGCAGTGACCGTGTCATTCAACCTGGCGCCGGGGGTGGCGCTGGGCGAGGCGGTGGCGCGCATCGAGCAGGTCAAGGCCGAGATCGGTCTGCCGCAAGGCGTGCAGAGCCGCTTCCAGGGCGCCGCCGAGGCGTTCCGCGCCTCGCTGTCCAGCACCCTGTGGCTGATCCTCGCCGCCATCGTCACCATGTACATCGTGCTCGGCGTGCTCTACGAGAGCTACATCCACCCGATCACCATCCTCTCCACGCTGCCCTCGGCCGGCGTCGGAGCGCTGCTGGCGCTGCTCGTCTCCGGCAACGACCTGGGGCTGATCGCGGTGATCGGCATCATCCTGTTGATCGGCATCGTCAAGAAGAACGCGATCATGATGATCGACTTCGCCCTCGAGGCCGAGCGCCACCAGGGCATGGACCCGCAGGCGGCGATCCACCAGGCGGCGCTGCTGCGCTTCCGGCCGATCCTGATGACCACCCTGGCCGCGCTGTTCGGCGCCATCCCGCTGATGCTGGCCTCGGGCTCCGGCGCCGAGCTGCGCCAGCCGCTGGGCCTGGTGATGGTCGGTGGCCTGCTGGTCAGCCAGGTGCTGACCCTGTTCACCACCCCGGTGATCTACCTGTGGTTCGACCGCCTGAGCCGGCGCTTTGCCGGGCGTAGTGCGGCGGGGGTGGCGGTATGA
- a CDS encoding MdtA/MuxA family multidrug efflux RND transporter periplasmic adaptor subunit, producing MSEINLPTRSSRNRWLAGGTVVLLAAALAWWLWPADEQGAQPGGARGPGGGGSLSAPPGRPRFRDMAGGTVPVRLAEAQLGAFPVELKALGTVTAYNTVNVLPRVDGQLVKVLFEEGQQVKAGQVLVQIDPRPYRAALDKAEGDLAERRAELKNAELDLARYQGLYAEDSIARQTLDSQQATVEQLRGSLQSLQAAVAEARLNLEFTEVRAPIAGRLGLRQVDVGNLVTSGNATPLVTITQTAPITVSFTLPEAELPALLARHRAGEPLKVDAWDRGERQRLAEGVLASLDNQIDTATGTVKLKARFENGDERLFPNQFVNVRLLLETRRDALLLPAAAVQFGSAGTFVYVVDAENKVKMRPVTVAASNGEQSLIGAGLAAGEKVVLEGTDRLREGSTVEVVEGASKEATPPVAPGKAEPGSNPQGERPLPADGAPARKPTA from the coding sequence ATGTCCGAAATCAATCTCCCAACCCGTTCTTCCCGTAACCGCTGGCTGGCCGGCGGGACAGTAGTGCTGCTGGCCGCCGCGCTGGCCTGGTGGCTGTGGCCGGCTGACGAGCAGGGGGCGCAACCGGGAGGTGCCCGCGGACCCGGGGGCGGCGGCAGCCTGAGCGCGCCGCCGGGACGGCCGCGCTTCCGCGACATGGCCGGCGGCACGGTGCCGGTGCGCCTGGCCGAGGCGCAACTCGGCGCATTCCCGGTGGAACTCAAGGCCCTCGGCACCGTCACCGCCTACAACACGGTCAACGTGCTGCCGCGCGTCGACGGCCAGCTGGTCAAGGTGCTGTTCGAGGAAGGCCAGCAGGTCAAGGCCGGCCAGGTGCTGGTGCAGATCGACCCACGTCCGTACCGCGCGGCGCTGGACAAGGCCGAGGGCGACCTCGCCGAGCGCCGCGCCGAGCTGAAGAACGCCGAGCTGGATCTGGCGCGCTACCAGGGCCTGTACGCCGAGGACTCCATCGCCAGGCAAACGCTGGACAGCCAGCAGGCCACGGTCGAGCAGCTGCGCGGCAGCCTGCAGAGCCTGCAGGCGGCGGTCGCCGAGGCGCGCCTGAACCTCGAATTCACCGAGGTCAGGGCGCCGATCGCCGGCCGCCTCGGCCTGCGCCAGGTGGACGTCGGCAACCTGGTCACCTCCGGCAATGCCACGCCGCTGGTGACCATCACCCAGACTGCGCCGATCACCGTCAGCTTCACTTTGCCCGAGGCCGAGCTGCCGGCGCTGCTGGCCCGCCACCGCGCCGGCGAGCCGCTCAAGGTCGATGCCTGGGACCGCGGCGAGCGCCAGCGTCTGGCCGAGGGCGTGCTGGCCAGCCTGGACAACCAGATCGACACCGCCACCGGCACCGTCAAGCTCAAGGCGCGCTTCGAGAACGGCGACGAGCGCCTGTTCCCCAACCAGTTCGTCAACGTGCGCCTGCTGCTGGAGACCCGCCGCGACGCGCTGCTGCTGCCGGCGGCGGCGGTGCAGTTCGGCTCGGCGGGCACCTTCGTCTACGTGGTGGATGCCGAGAACAAGGTGAAGATGCGCCCGGTCACGGTCGCCGCCAGCAATGGCGAGCAGAGCCTGATCGGCGCGGGCCTGGCCGCCGGCGAGAAGGTGGTGCTGGAAGGCACCGACCGCCTGCGCGAGGGCAGCACGGTCGAGGTGGTGGAGGGCGCTTCCAAGGAGGCCACGCCGCCGGTGGCGCCGGGCAAGGCCGAGCCGGGCAGCAACCCGCAGGGCGAGCGGCCGCTGCCGGCCGACGGCGCGCCGGCACGGAAGCCTACCGCATGA